CGGCCCGGCGGACGCTACGCGATCCACGAACTCGCGTTGACACCTGACGACGTGCCCGAGGAGATCAGCACCGAGGTGCGCCAGTCACTGGCCCGCGCCATCAAGGTCAACGCGCGGCCGCTGACCATCGCCGAGTGGTCGCAACTGCTGGCCGGGCACGGGCTGGTGGTCGACAACGTCGCCACCGCGCCGATGGCACTACTGCAGCCGCGGCGCATCGTTTCCGACGAGGGCCTGCTCGGTGCCCTGCGCTTCGCCAAAAACGTACTGACCCAGCCCGAGGCGCGTAAGCGAGTCCTGATGATGCGCAACACGTTTCGCAAGCACCGCGAACGCCTAACCGCGGTCGCGATCGTCGCTCACAAGCCGCGCTGAAGCCAGCCGGTAGACGTCGTGCAATCGCACGATGTCGCTGGGCGTGAGGATCCCCACCACGGCGCCGTTGTCGAGCACCAGTGCCCGGCTGCGCCGGCCGACCGGCGCCATCCGCGCCAGCAAGTCGGTCAACGGTTCCCCGGGCGCCGCGGTGGGCACCTCGGCCAGGGCGAGCGCGATGTCGCCGACCATGGTGCCGGCACGCCGGTCGGGCGCGACCTCGCGCAGCTGCGCCAAGGTGACCAGCCCGACGATCGCTCCGTCCCGATTGATCACCGGATAAGCCGAGTGGCGATCGCCCAGCACATAGTGCTCGATGAAGTCCTCGACGGATATCCAGGCGGGCGCGGTGTGTGGCTGCGCCGTCATCGCGTCGCCGACGCGCACCCCGGCGAAGAGTTGCCGGGTCGAGATCCGGTTCTCCTCGTCGCGCGCGGCCGAGAAGATGAACCAGCCGATGAACGCGAGCCAGACGCCCCCGATCATGCCCCCTACCAAAAACTCGGCCAGTCCCAAGGTGATCAAGACGAAGGCGAGCATCCGTCCGGCCCGCGCCGCCCCGATCCCCGCCCGCGCCAGATCACCGTGGCGGCGCCACAACAGGGCCCGAACCAGGCGGCCGCCGTCCAGCGGCGCGCCGGGCAGCAGGTTGAACAGGCCCAGCAACAGGTTGACCACGGCGAGCCACCACAGCACCGCGACCACCACGGAGGCAACCCTTATGCCGGCCGCGCCGACGGCCAGCATTCCGAAGGTGGCCGACAGCAGCAGGCTGGTGGCCGGGCCCGCGAAGGCGATCCGGAAGTCGTCCTTGGGGGTTTTCGCTTCGCCGCTCAGCGTGGTCACTCCCCCGAACAACCAGAGCGTCACGCCCCCGACAGCCACCCCGCACCGGCGCGCGACGACAGCGTGCGCCAGCTCGTGACCCAGCAGCGAGGCCAGCAACACCACCGCGCCACATCCGCCGGCGATCCAATAGACCAGGTGCGCATAACCTTTGACGGTGCCCGGCAGTGTCGTGGCGAGACTCCAGGTGAACAGCCACAAGACAACCAACACGCTCCAGTGGACCTTCACCTGGAACCCGGCTACCCGTCCCAGCGGAATCTCATCGTGCACGGTCAGCCGTCCTCGTGCGTCATCGCGGCCCGTTCGGCCCGTTCTTTGATGCCGCGCAGCAGCCGGCGGGTGCCCAGCGCGATCGCCGGGCGGGCCAACTCCAGCGCGGCCACCTCGCCGGGGTGACGCAGCGCGAGCCGCACCCGCACCAGCAACCGGACGCTGTCCTCCCAGTGCGGCTGCAGGTGCATCGACCACACCCCGGTGCGGTCGGTCCGGCCGGCCGTGAGTACCAGGCATTCCTCCGGCACAATCTTCGCGACGGTCAGTTTCACCCCGCCGTCGATCCCCAGCCAGCCCTCGGGCGTCACCTGGATGACGTCCCCGACCTCCAGGTGCGGCCAG
The nucleotide sequence above comes from Mycobacterium kiyosense. Encoded proteins:
- the rip3 gene encoding putative zinc metalloprotease Rip3, with translation MHDEIPLGRVAGFQVKVHWSVLVVLWLFTWSLATTLPGTVKGYAHLVYWIAGGCGAVVLLASLLGHELAHAVVARRCGVAVGGVTLWLFGGVTTLSGEAKTPKDDFRIAFAGPATSLLLSATFGMLAVGAAGIRVASVVVAVLWWLAVVNLLLGLFNLLPGAPLDGGRLVRALLWRRHGDLARAGIGAARAGRMLAFVLITLGLAEFLVGGMIGGVWLAFIGWFIFSAARDEENRISTRQLFAGVRVGDAMTAQPHTAPAWISVEDFIEHYVLGDRHSAYPVINRDGAIVGLVTLAQLREVAPDRRAGTMVGDIALALAEVPTAAPGEPLTDLLARMAPVGRRSRALVLDNGAVVGILTPSDIVRLHDVYRLASARLVSDDRDRG